One Veillonellaceae bacterium genomic region harbors:
- a CDS encoding ABC-F family ATP-binding cassette domain-containing protein, giving the protein MSVLNVENVSHGFGARKILEDASFRLLKGEHVGLIGANGEGKSTFLNIITGQLEPDEGKVEWSNKVTVGYLDQHSVLAKGNTIRDILRQAFKRMFD; this is encoded by the coding sequence ATGAGTGTATTAAATGTAGAGAATGTTTCGCATGGGTTTGGAGCCCGTAAAATACTTGAAGATGCTTCATTCCGGCTGTTAAAGGGTGAGCATGTTGGTCTGATCGGGGCCAACGGCGAAGGCAAGTCTACCTTTTTAAATATTATTACCGGCCAGCTAGAACCTGATGAGGGAAAAGTCGAGTGGTCGAATAAAGTGACGGTTGGATACTTAGATCAGCATTCGGTTTTGGCCAAGGGCAATACAATCCGTGATATCCTGCGCCAGGCCTTCAAGCGCATGTTTGATTT